A section of the Trichomycterus rosablanca isolate fTriRos1 chromosome 6, fTriRos1.hap1, whole genome shotgun sequence genome encodes:
- the aldh1l1 gene encoding cytosolic 10-formyltetrahydrofolate dehydrogenase isoform X2, which yields MKIAVIGQSLFGQEVYKELKKEGHTIVGVFTIPDKDGKADPLAAEAEKDGVAVFKFPRWRLKGKAIDEVVEKYKAVGAELNVLPFCSQFIPMEVIDHPKHGSIIYHPSILPRHRGASAINWTLIHGDKKGGFTIFWADDGLDTGPILLQRECDVEPDDTVNTIYKRFLFSEGVKGMVEAVRLIAEGKAPKIKQVEEGATYEGIQKKENAKIDWNQPAEAIHNWIRGNDKVPGAWAEVDGKNVTFYGSTLVDNGSSVNGQPLEIPGASRPGLVSKNGLILFGNDNKALLVKNLQFEDGKMIAAAQYFKSASSSAVELTEEEKSFAEQMRVVWKNILTNVEQIDDSTDLFKSGAASMDVVRLVEEVKLRASQLQLQNEDVYMATTFQEFIQMCVRKLRGEDAEEELVVDYVEMNVNNMTVRMPHQLFINGEFVDAEGGKTYKTINPTTGQPICDVSLAQISDVEKAVAAAKEAFEEGEWGKMNPRDRGRLIYKLADLMEQHQEELATIESIDSGAVYTLALKTHIGMSIQTFRYFAGWCDKIQGSTIPINQARPNRNITFTKKEPIGVCGIVIPWNYPLMMLAWKTAACLAAGNTVVLKPAQVTPLTAVKFAELAARAGFPKGVINILPGSGSLVGQRLSDHPDVRKLGFTGSTEIGKQIMKSCAISNVKKVSLELGGKSPLIIFSDCDLDKAVRMGMSSVFFNKGENCIAAGRLFVEDSLHDVFVQRVAEEVKKMKIGDPLDRSTDHGPQNHKAHLDKLVEYCERGVKEGATLVLGGKQVNRPGFFFEPTMFTDVQDHMYIAIEESFGPVMIISRFKDGDVDGVLQRANATEYGLASGVFTRDISKALYVSEKLQAGTVFVNTYNKTDVAAPFGGFKQSGFGKDLGQEALNEYLKTKAVTIEY from the exons ATGAAGATTGCTGTAATTGGACAGAGCCTTTTTGGGCAGGAAGTGTATAAAGAGCTGAAGAAGGAGGGCCACACTATTGTTGGGGTGTTCACCATACCTGATAAAGATGGCAAGGCTGACCCACTAG CTGCTGAAGCAGAGAAAGATGGCGTGGCGGTGTTTAAGTTCCCACGCTGGAGGCTGAAGGGCAAGGCCATCGACGAGGTAGTGGAGAAGTATAAAGCAGTGGGAGCCGAGCTCAACGTTCTACCTTTCTGCTCTCAGTTCATCCCTATGGAAGTTATAGACCACCCAAAGCATGGCTCCATCATCTATCACCCCTCAATACTGCCCCGCCACAGAGGTGCCTCCGCCATCaactg GACTCTTATCCATGGTGACAAAAAGGGTGGCTTCACCATTTTTTGGGCTGATGACGGACTGGATACCGGACCAATCTTACTGCAGAGAGAGTGCGATGTGGAGCCTGATGACACAGTAAACACCATCTATAAGCGCTTCCTTTTTTCAGAAGGAGTGAAAGGCATG GTGgaggcagtcaggttaattgcagAGGGTAAAGCTCCTAAAATCAAACAGGTGGAGGAGGGAGCCACCTACGAGGGAATCCAGAAGAAAGAAAATGCAAAG atTGATTGGAACCAGCCTGCTGAGGCCATCCATAACTGGATCAGAGGAAACGATAAAGTTCCAGGAGCCTGGGCTGAGGTTGATGGAAAG AATGTGACATTCTATGGTTCAACATTGGTAGATAACGGTTCCTCGGTTAACGGCCAGCCTCTAGAGATTCCGGGAGCCAGTCGACCAGGCCTAGTCTCCAAAAACGGCTTGATTCTGTTTGGAAATGACAACAAGGCg CTGCTGGTAAAGAACCTGCAGTTTGAAGATGGGAAGATGATTGCAGCTGCACAGTATTTTAAATCTGCTTCTAGCTCAGCAGTTGAACTCACAGAGGAGGAGAAAAGCTTTGCTGAGCAGATGAGG GTGGTGTGGAAGAACATCTTGACCAATGTGGAGCAGATTGATGACTCCACTGACCTCTTCAAATCCGGTGCCGCCTCCATGGATGTTGTCAG GCTGGTGGAGGAGGTGAAGTTAAGAGCAAGTCAGTTGCAGCTGCAGAATGAGGATGTTTACATGGCCACGACCTTTCAGGAGTTCATCCAGATGTGTGTGAGGAAGCTGAGAGGAGAGGATGCTGAGGAAGAACTTGTTGTAGACTAT GTGGAGATGAATGTAAACAATATGACTGTCCGTATGCCACACCAGCTCTTCATTAACGGGGAGTTTGTTGATGCCGAGGGAGGCAAGACTTACAAGACCATCAATCCCACTACTGGACAG CCGATCTGCGATGTATCTCTAGCTCAGATCTCGGATGTGGAGAAGGCTGTGGCAGCAGCTAAAGAAGCTTTTGAGGAGGGGGAGTGGGGCAAGATGAACCCCAGAGACAGAGGCAGACTCATATACAA ACTGGCAGATCTGATGGAACAGCACCAGGAGGAGCTGGCGACGATTGAGTCCATAGACTCAGGGGCCGTCTACACACTGGCCCTCAAAACTCACATTGGCATGTCCATTCAGACTTTCAGATACTTTGCTGGCTGGTGTGATAAGATCCAG GGTAGCACCATCCCGATCAATCAAGCTCGGCCGAATCGCAACATCACCTTCACCAAGAAAGAGCCGATTGG CGTGTGTGGCATTGTGATTCCATGGAACTATCCTCTAATGATGCTGGCCTGGAAGACTGCAGCCTGCCTGGCAGCTGGCAACACTGTGGTACTGAAACCTGCACAA GTGACCCCATTGACTGCAGTAAAGTTTGCCGAATTGGCAGCGAGAGCAGGTTTCCCTAAAGGAGTCATTAACATTCTGCCTGGATCAG GCTCTTTGGTTGGCCAGCGATTATCAGATCACCCTGACGTGCGTAAACTGGGCTTCACTGGTTCTACTGAAATTGGCAAACAGATCATGAAGAG CTGTGCCATCAGCAATGTGAAGAAGGTCTCTCTGGAGCTGGGTGGTAAATCACCTCTGATTATATTCAGCGACTGTGACCTGGATAAAGCAGTCAGAATG GGAATGAGTTCAGTGTTCTTTAACAAAGGGGAGAACTGCATCGCTGCCGGCAGACTGTTTGTAGAAGACTCCCTTCATGATGTGTTTGTCCAAAGAGTG GCTGAAGAAGTGAAGAAGATGAAGATTGGTGACCCTCTGGACCGCTCCACTGACCATGGCCCCCAGAACCACAAAGCTCACCTGGACAAACTGGTAGAGTACTGCGAGAGAGGAGTTAAAGAGGGTGCTACGCTTGTGTTAGGAGGGAAACAAGTTAATCGGCCAG GTTTTTTCTTTGAGCCCACCATGTTTACTGATGTGCAGGATCACATGTACATTGCTATCGAGGAATCGTTTGGTCCTGTCATGATTATTTCTAGATTTAAAGATGG GGATGTGGACGGAGTGCTGCAGAGAGCTAATGCTACAGAGTATGGTCTGGCATCGGGTGTGTTCACGCGGGACATCAGTAAAGCTCTGTATGTGAGTGAGAAGCTTCAGGCTGGAACCGTGTTCGTCAACACTTACAACAAGACAGATGTGGCTGCTCCGTTCGGTGGCTTTAAGCAGTCCGGCTTCGGCAAGGATCTGG GTCAAGAGGCTCTTAATGAGTATTTGAAGACTAAAGCTGTGACGATTGAGTACTAA
- the aldh1l1 gene encoding cytosolic 10-formyltetrahydrofolate dehydrogenase isoform X1 gives MYRYYIQFSTMHCFRNQCRYDTCFYLSLLRVYSGSRMKIAVIGQSLFGQEVYKELKKEGHTIVGVFTIPDKDGKADPLAAEAEKDGVAVFKFPRWRLKGKAIDEVVEKYKAVGAELNVLPFCSQFIPMEVIDHPKHGSIIYHPSILPRHRGASAINWTLIHGDKKGGFTIFWADDGLDTGPILLQRECDVEPDDTVNTIYKRFLFSEGVKGMVEAVRLIAEGKAPKIKQVEEGATYEGIQKKENAKIDWNQPAEAIHNWIRGNDKVPGAWAEVDGKNVTFYGSTLVDNGSSVNGQPLEIPGASRPGLVSKNGLILFGNDNKALLVKNLQFEDGKMIAAAQYFKSASSSAVELTEEEKSFAEQMRVVWKNILTNVEQIDDSTDLFKSGAASMDVVRLVEEVKLRASQLQLQNEDVYMATTFQEFIQMCVRKLRGEDAEEELVVDYVEMNVNNMTVRMPHQLFINGEFVDAEGGKTYKTINPTTGQPICDVSLAQISDVEKAVAAAKEAFEEGEWGKMNPRDRGRLIYKLADLMEQHQEELATIESIDSGAVYTLALKTHIGMSIQTFRYFAGWCDKIQGSTIPINQARPNRNITFTKKEPIGVCGIVIPWNYPLMMLAWKTAACLAAGNTVVLKPAQVTPLTAVKFAELAARAGFPKGVINILPGSGSLVGQRLSDHPDVRKLGFTGSTEIGKQIMKSCAISNVKKVSLELGGKSPLIIFSDCDLDKAVRMGMSSVFFNKGENCIAAGRLFVEDSLHDVFVQRVAEEVKKMKIGDPLDRSTDHGPQNHKAHLDKLVEYCERGVKEGATLVLGGKQVNRPGFFFEPTMFTDVQDHMYIAIEESFGPVMIISRFKDGDVDGVLQRANATEYGLASGVFTRDISKALYVSEKLQAGTVFVNTYNKTDVAAPFGGFKQSGFGKDLGQEALNEYLKTKAVTIEY, from the exons ATGTACAGATATTACATACAGTTTTCAACGATGCACTGCTTCAGGAATCAGTGTAGGTATGACACATGTTTTTACCTGTCTCTCCTCAGGGTTTACTCTGGTTCCAGAATGAAGATTGCTGTAATTGGACAGAGCCTTTTTGGGCAGGAAGTGTATAAAGAGCTGAAGAAGGAGGGCCACACTATTGTTGGGGTGTTCACCATACCTGATAAAGATGGCAAGGCTGACCCACTAG CTGCTGAAGCAGAGAAAGATGGCGTGGCGGTGTTTAAGTTCCCACGCTGGAGGCTGAAGGGCAAGGCCATCGACGAGGTAGTGGAGAAGTATAAAGCAGTGGGAGCCGAGCTCAACGTTCTACCTTTCTGCTCTCAGTTCATCCCTATGGAAGTTATAGACCACCCAAAGCATGGCTCCATCATCTATCACCCCTCAATACTGCCCCGCCACAGAGGTGCCTCCGCCATCaactg GACTCTTATCCATGGTGACAAAAAGGGTGGCTTCACCATTTTTTGGGCTGATGACGGACTGGATACCGGACCAATCTTACTGCAGAGAGAGTGCGATGTGGAGCCTGATGACACAGTAAACACCATCTATAAGCGCTTCCTTTTTTCAGAAGGAGTGAAAGGCATG GTGgaggcagtcaggttaattgcagAGGGTAAAGCTCCTAAAATCAAACAGGTGGAGGAGGGAGCCACCTACGAGGGAATCCAGAAGAAAGAAAATGCAAAG atTGATTGGAACCAGCCTGCTGAGGCCATCCATAACTGGATCAGAGGAAACGATAAAGTTCCAGGAGCCTGGGCTGAGGTTGATGGAAAG AATGTGACATTCTATGGTTCAACATTGGTAGATAACGGTTCCTCGGTTAACGGCCAGCCTCTAGAGATTCCGGGAGCCAGTCGACCAGGCCTAGTCTCCAAAAACGGCTTGATTCTGTTTGGAAATGACAACAAGGCg CTGCTGGTAAAGAACCTGCAGTTTGAAGATGGGAAGATGATTGCAGCTGCACAGTATTTTAAATCTGCTTCTAGCTCAGCAGTTGAACTCACAGAGGAGGAGAAAAGCTTTGCTGAGCAGATGAGG GTGGTGTGGAAGAACATCTTGACCAATGTGGAGCAGATTGATGACTCCACTGACCTCTTCAAATCCGGTGCCGCCTCCATGGATGTTGTCAG GCTGGTGGAGGAGGTGAAGTTAAGAGCAAGTCAGTTGCAGCTGCAGAATGAGGATGTTTACATGGCCACGACCTTTCAGGAGTTCATCCAGATGTGTGTGAGGAAGCTGAGAGGAGAGGATGCTGAGGAAGAACTTGTTGTAGACTAT GTGGAGATGAATGTAAACAATATGACTGTCCGTATGCCACACCAGCTCTTCATTAACGGGGAGTTTGTTGATGCCGAGGGAGGCAAGACTTACAAGACCATCAATCCCACTACTGGACAG CCGATCTGCGATGTATCTCTAGCTCAGATCTCGGATGTGGAGAAGGCTGTGGCAGCAGCTAAAGAAGCTTTTGAGGAGGGGGAGTGGGGCAAGATGAACCCCAGAGACAGAGGCAGACTCATATACAA ACTGGCAGATCTGATGGAACAGCACCAGGAGGAGCTGGCGACGATTGAGTCCATAGACTCAGGGGCCGTCTACACACTGGCCCTCAAAACTCACATTGGCATGTCCATTCAGACTTTCAGATACTTTGCTGGCTGGTGTGATAAGATCCAG GGTAGCACCATCCCGATCAATCAAGCTCGGCCGAATCGCAACATCACCTTCACCAAGAAAGAGCCGATTGG CGTGTGTGGCATTGTGATTCCATGGAACTATCCTCTAATGATGCTGGCCTGGAAGACTGCAGCCTGCCTGGCAGCTGGCAACACTGTGGTACTGAAACCTGCACAA GTGACCCCATTGACTGCAGTAAAGTTTGCCGAATTGGCAGCGAGAGCAGGTTTCCCTAAAGGAGTCATTAACATTCTGCCTGGATCAG GCTCTTTGGTTGGCCAGCGATTATCAGATCACCCTGACGTGCGTAAACTGGGCTTCACTGGTTCTACTGAAATTGGCAAACAGATCATGAAGAG CTGTGCCATCAGCAATGTGAAGAAGGTCTCTCTGGAGCTGGGTGGTAAATCACCTCTGATTATATTCAGCGACTGTGACCTGGATAAAGCAGTCAGAATG GGAATGAGTTCAGTGTTCTTTAACAAAGGGGAGAACTGCATCGCTGCCGGCAGACTGTTTGTAGAAGACTCCCTTCATGATGTGTTTGTCCAAAGAGTG GCTGAAGAAGTGAAGAAGATGAAGATTGGTGACCCTCTGGACCGCTCCACTGACCATGGCCCCCAGAACCACAAAGCTCACCTGGACAAACTGGTAGAGTACTGCGAGAGAGGAGTTAAAGAGGGTGCTACGCTTGTGTTAGGAGGGAAACAAGTTAATCGGCCAG GTTTTTTCTTTGAGCCCACCATGTTTACTGATGTGCAGGATCACATGTACATTGCTATCGAGGAATCGTTTGGTCCTGTCATGATTATTTCTAGATTTAAAGATGG GGATGTGGACGGAGTGCTGCAGAGAGCTAATGCTACAGAGTATGGTCTGGCATCGGGTGTGTTCACGCGGGACATCAGTAAAGCTCTGTATGTGAGTGAGAAGCTTCAGGCTGGAACCGTGTTCGTCAACACTTACAACAAGACAGATGTGGCTGCTCCGTTCGGTGGCTTTAAGCAGTCCGGCTTCGGCAAGGATCTGG GTCAAGAGGCTCTTAATGAGTATTTGAAGACTAAAGCTGTGACGATTGAGTACTAA